A single region of the Paenibacillus sp. genome encodes:
- a CDS encoding FxsA family protein → MFRWIVVLMILVPALEIWLFLEMGRLIGGWQTFLLIVLTGGIGAFLAKREARRVLAYARNEWSQGTIPTLAILDGICVFAGGLLLLTPGFLTDTVGFLLLFPGTRFFFRKWILRFIQRGIETGRIRWMR, encoded by the coding sequence ATGTTTCGTTGGATCGTCGTTTTGATGATACTCGTACCCGCGCTGGAAATTTGGCTGTTCCTCGAGATGGGGCGGCTGATCGGCGGCTGGCAAACGTTCCTGTTGATCGTGCTGACCGGCGGCATCGGCGCCTTCCTTGCGAAGCGCGAGGCGCGCCGCGTGCTCGCGTACGCGCGCAACGAATGGTCGCAGGGCACGATCCCGACGCTGGCCATTTTGGACGGGATCTGCGTGTTCGCTGGCGGTTTGCTGCTGCTCACCCCGGGCTTTTTGACCGATACGGTCGGGTTTCTGCTGTTGTTTCCGGGAACGCGGTTCTTTTTCCGAAAGTGGATTCTCCGTTTCATCCAACGGGGCATCGAAACCGGGCGCATCCGGTGGATGCGTTAA
- a CDS encoding thioesterase family protein: protein MEAPQTGTWHSITLRVRYQETDQMGVVYHGNYVTWLEIARTDWTRAHGFPYRDIEERGLLLPVVDVSVQYHSPARYDDEVEVRCKVAEVGPVRLRFEYEVRLAQESDRLLATGSSRHVWVDREWKPVRLPKVAPDVYEKLRAAAAQGGE from the coding sequence ATGGAAGCGCCGCAGACGGGGACTTGGCACAGCATCACGCTGCGAGTCCGGTATCAGGAGACGGATCAGATGGGCGTCGTGTATCACGGCAATTACGTGACGTGGCTTGAGATCGCCCGCACGGATTGGACGCGGGCGCACGGCTTCCCGTATCGCGACATCGAGGAACGCGGCCTGCTGCTGCCGGTCGTCGACGTGTCGGTCCAGTACCACAGCCCCGCCCGCTACGACGACGAGGTGGAGGTTCGCTGCAAAGTCGCGGAGGTCGGTCCGGTACGTCTTCGATTCGAGTACGAGGTGCGCCTCGCGCAGGAGTCGGATCGTCTGCTGGCGACCGGGTCGTCCCGGCATGTGTGGGTCGACCGCGAGTGGAAGCCCGTTCGCTTGCCCAAGGTCGCTCCGGATGTGTATGAAAAATTGCGGGCCGCCGCCGCTCAAGGAGGGGAATAG